In the Bombus fervidus isolate BK054 chromosome 13, iyBomFerv1, whole genome shotgun sequence genome, tttatatcttcatggtattaaaaataaaaatataatattctttactTACAATGAAAATTCTATCGCGCTTTTCTAcattattttgataatttgtaattattagaCTCCGGATACTTATGCATTTTTTAGACATGTAAAAATGCAAAATCTACAGAAcgcataaaatatagaaagtagagtatttattataatatttagtactaatagtaatagaaagaaatttctatttatattccaCTTTCTTTAGTTATGTTTACAAAAATCTAAAATCGCATAAACATCCTCAGtctagtaaatattttatacgacaCTTTTTTCAGAACATCGTGTATACGGGTTTCTCGTATTTACTTAGAAGTAGAATTCTTTCGGGAGAACGAGAAAACCGAAGAAATCGAAATTAATTCCATCGACTAAGATAAAGGACGGGAGGAGATTAATGTTTTCGATAGCGACTCCTttcgtattactataatatGCAATAACAAACGAATCGTGTGTATGTGcgcataaaaaattgaaaaatacatgACATAGAAAATGGAAGGAACTTGAATAACATTTGTATAGTACATTATACCTGATTTACAGAAATGGCGGCAACGCAACCTTCCACGGAACATATTCTTGTTTAAAAAAGTCGTTAGAAGTCCCATTGAAGTAGGCACGTATATATATTGAACAGTTttatagaaagaagaaattaatttaatgaattttaaccCTCAATCAACTATGATAGTACCATTTAAAATTCATCAACAAAACGAGAAGAAACGTATTTTCAATAACAAGAcatgattttctaattttcattatcAGGTACTTCTTGCACGATCTAACTGATATTATTAGTGAAGTTTTACAAGTTAAAATTGATACTAATATCAATAAATTCCCTAATATAGAATTAGACAAttcttttacataaattaaaaactatttGATCGCTCTATTTGTTgacaaattgttaaaaaaagagaacacTTCATGTATCTGTAACTTGTTAATTCACTAATATTAGTAACTGGTAAATTATTGTtcaacaatataattttaatagttttatatGCAATAaccataatttttattatggaaagaaggtataattttaataaaacttaataaaaaaatttaataaaattttataaaatttaataaaaatttaataaaaatttaataaaaaaatataattataaatgctCATATTAATATAAGAATGTGTGTATAACAATTCCACAAATAGAGTCTAAAAAAAGATACATGTGACTGTTTTTTCTAGTCATCCGTTGTTCGAGGGTTATAAATGTTAATACTATTGCAATTGGAATAGTCAAAGAAGTGTACAACGAATAGTACAATTACGAACGTGTGTCGTATTTGaaagttaatatttaaaaaatattctgacatctaaatattcaaactacatgattatttaattatctagtttgaatatttcacttattattaatattaacaagGTTCAAGTACCTAAATCGTCGTTATTAAAGTACACTAATTATCTGAAGGAATAAtctttttcgaatatttgaaGTAACTGCCGTGTGTTGTGATAAATTGATTcaattactatatatattctgACGTTAAgtatatcataaattattatgcacataaatatcgtaattaatattattaatagtagcaaCTGCATATATGCATTTAGCATTCTCtacaaattcaaaaatattattccaaaaaaaagttaattcaACATTGTctgttgaataatttaattataataattgattaaattcTGCTAGTTGTATGTTTGCAAGAAACATGTCAACAACCAGTTAGattaaatgtacatataaatcATAATTTCTATTGTTTATTAGCATTGAAAGCCTTATAAAAttgattgttaaataaattacaaatgtgTTGTACgaataaatgattaaaaaattgtatataatatatttaatggtTGCTTAAAAAGCAAATGGATTAAAAGTAGATTAAAAATTGCTAATTCTAATGTGTAGCACTTgaatattcgaattaatttgaatatgaGCAAGCATAAATATGAGCTAAATAActtcaatatttatatgtacgtATTCATGTGCatatttattatgaatatataatatactaagTACTTTGCGGTTAAAATTGATTAAACTATGAGAAGAAATTacgcaaaaaaaaaattacaaaagttgctgctaaaatataagaaaagatCTTCAGATCTGAGCTCAACAATATATTGCACTATAAGTaaacaattagaaaaatgCATTCCATTTAGTTATAATTACGTGCTATGATAAAATATCAagtatacaattttaaaacattctttgtttaaaaatactgTTTCATTTGATTCTCtatatttcaatgttaaaacagttagaaaaataataccaactgaaaatacatatttcactGTAACCTTGACTTGCATTGTCTCATTGAGTCAGATCAATTTGGAAAGTGTATTGGGGATAGATTACCTCAATTCCTAAatgattcataaaatatattgaggTTAGTTTACCTCGAGGCGAGTGCACTGGTATTTAGCACATGGTCTCTGACGCTGGAGCAGGTACCGTACTCAGATTCTTGTCGTTAGGATCTGAGCTTTCTGAGTCCCGGATCGGTGGCCTTGAAAGCGTTTGCTCGATCTCCCTGGTCACGCAAATTGTAGGTGGAGGCCTTCGAGACTCTTCATCGATGGCAGAAGCTCTTCGAAGTTGGTGCCTGTGTTCGTTCGATATGAAGAGGGTAGCTTCATCACTATGCAAAGGCTCCTCGTCATCTGCGATGTACCTCCTCTGTATTAAATCTTCCATCTGTTGGTAATCACACTCCTCAGCATCACGTAGATGTTCATTCTCAATTTGCCAAGCCATCTCAGGGTTAGACATTTCGGATAAGTTTCTAGCTCTCGAAGGTGGTGGAGAAATTGGCGGTGTTCGAGGTGGACTTAGAAGGCCACAGTAGCTCTCCAGTTCATCCGTTATGCTTGTATATTCGGCATGCATGGCTAATAGGATAGACCTCTGCGTGCTACTTGTTGAAGACGATGGAATGACTGCAACACGTGGCTCAGCCCACGTTACTCCTCTTGATATGTTCGACGGTGGAAAAATCGTTACATCATCTGACTCTGAACGTGTTCTACTATTTTGTCTAATAGGTCGTTCTGTAGAATCTTGCCTAGGAATAGGTTCCGAAGCTGGAGCTTCGCTGCTGGCTTCTCTGCTCGGTTCTTTGCTTGTAGCTTCTCTGCTCGTTTCTCTACTTAATTCTCTACTCGTTTGTCTACTTGGTTCCGTACTTGGTTCTTTGCTACTTGGCTCTCCACTTGGTTCTCCACTTGGTTCTCTGCTTGGCTCTCTGCTTACCTCCCTGCTGTCAGAATGCGAATCCTTCTTTAGGGTCTCTCCTTCGCCATCTACTTTGCTCGCTTCAGTTTCCTGGCTTGTGATTGTCTTTATGTCATCTTGAACAGTGTGTCCATCTCCACTTATAGAAGACTCGTTCCTACTGAGGTTCTCACGGGATATAGCAGTTTCTGAATGTTTCATATTCATCAGCGCATCATCATCTATTGATGGGCCTAGGTTAAGGAAAGTGCCATCGGTCATCGATCGAACCAATCTCTTACGTTTAATCGCAATGGCTGGTAGTTGGGTATGAGAATCTGTTTCTGACAGAACTTCTGAACGTTCTGATACCCTACGCTGGCGACCGTCTATATCAAAACTAAATAAACCCTCCATGTTGGGCATGTGAGTAGCCATGAATCGGTGGATAACTCCTAGGTGTGCCAAAATCTGTTCATTTAATTCTTCCAATTTGCGCATACGAAACTCCACTGCCTATAATAATATCGAAAGTTCTATTATAATAtctgataataaatttattaatatcagtAAAACATTAATGGTACAGTATAATTACTTGAAGAGATGCATTTTGAGTATTCCCTTTCTTGTCAATGTCTTCGATCTTCGAATGCATATTCTCCACTCTTTCTGTGGTAATTTTAACACGTTCCTCTGTAGACATTTGCAGTTTCAGCTCTTGCTCACGGAAGTATCCTTCAACACAATCCTCTTCAAAATCGTAGAGACGCTCCATATCGTCTGCCTCTAAGAACAACTTCAGTCCATTGTCGTAGGTTTCACCAGTGTTTGCTTTCCCTTGTGTTACATACCGCAGCAAATATTTCACCACCAGATATATATGAGAAACTACAATGAGCGGAGGAGGTAAAACAGGTTTCTGTTCATACTCCATAACAACAGTAAAACGTTGGAACATCCAAACTTGGTGCGCCACCGCGTTTACTTCATTGAAAATATTGTTGAATACGGCAATCAAAagatttattaacaatatgTTTGCAACTAAAAGATAAATGGACATTACAGTAGGTGTGATCCAACGGCCTGGTAAACATGGAACCATTCCTGGTTCGTTTCCGCAATCTGGATCTATGTTGTCGGCATACACCTCTccatataacataaaatatggttccataaatatctataaaataaaaatatatattcattatagaacaaaatagaatagaatagagtagaatagaatagaatagaatagaatagaatagaatatagaatatggaataataataacaagctaataataataaactgaaatagaaagtaaatatttgtaGAGAGTACATACATCACGAATAATCCTCAATTTCGGTTCAGCATTAGGGTTCAAAATTGCCTGTCGAGTGACTCCAAAACTCATTAACACCACTATTAAAAGTACCACAAAGTATGTCATATTTTTCACCATTTTTCCCATCATTGTAACTAAAGGACCTAagaacaatataaaatttatttattatctgtGCATTCATACTTCATATTTTTGCTAACTTTCCATTTAACTTGCGTGACATACCAAAGTACTTATTTACGCCAAGAATATTCAATATCCTTAAGTACCAATAAATGGAATCAACGCAATAGATGACACGACCAACATCGAGAGTTGAGTGTCTTAAGCGTAAAGCTaaaccaatttgaaaaaaaataatggcAGCTGCATCACAAGGATTCCACATATTCCATGCCCAAACACTAAATTTATGTGAAAGAGTAGCTGGTTCAGATGTTGCTATTTCTCGTACTTTTTCACATCCTAATGTACAAATATATGCAATGGCATAAATCTCTGCTAATGATGGATAATCATCCATATGTACGAGAATGGAGTATGAGAAGAGAACCAAGAAAATAATGTATGCTAtctacaaaataaaaagaataagtgtagcatgtaatatattagaaatttaattatttcatgtaTAAAACTTACAGCATTAGCCCAAAATTTTGTGATGGGAGCTGTATAaaattcatacaattttttcctcAATCTCAATGGTCTGCTGTTCTTGATGTCATAGTAGTCAGAGTTTATACCATATGTACGATGAATTCCATCATCGTTATCTGTCAGTACTTTACCATTTTCTTGTACAATTGTCTCCTTGATGACAGTAGTGTGTTCGTTGCTGATTAAAGCCTACATGAAGAAACAGGAATTTCAGAACAATGTATACAAGCATTAAGATAGATTATACAGGACATTAACACATAGATAAGAATCTTTAGTATAATCAGACATGTATTAAGATTTGTCTTTACTAATTCTTGATCATTCTCAGAAACCATTTACAGTCTGGATGTTGCTAACAAAATAATCAAAGAAATCAATTGAATAGAATGGTACATAGCATGTAAAAAGCACATACTAAACGAAAAAGTTCTTTCTGGCGTTCTAGAATATTATGGAAGGTAGAAGCATATAGATGACATACATTCATTTCTgtacaaatatgtaattatttattattatataattaaactaTATGATCGTGTGGGATTATGAATGAAACGTACATTTCAAGCGTACAAGCATGGTGaacttgtaatatattttatgaaaggaAGTAATTACTTGCGGTATTGTATTTCAATGTAGAGATTCATAGCAAGTATTGTAATAAAGAACTAATCcagtacaaaaatattttaataaataggagaaataaaaataaaaggaaggtGTATAAAAGAGTGAACTTATTTGATAGCTACAATAGAAGATAAAGAATGATAGAATAGAGTGCAAATAGTGTTAAAAATTATGGTTGTATAGAACATAAATTGTTAGTGCATGTGGGTAACGTAACGCGAGGGAAGTGAAAATTTAAAGTAGTTACATCatcaaacaatatttttgtttcttcatgACTCGATTAGGAATAACTTCATAAATAGAATGTTTGAAATACAAGGTTGTATTTTGGAACATTAAACAATAAATTGGtaagaataaattatcaaaaacATACGACTGGTAATGGTTAGAGATTTTTTAACCGCTAAATGAAAAACATCGGTATGTCGTGACGACACATTTAAGAAATCTAAAGctgacatacatatataaacatatatcaaGTAACTTGTGTTATCATTGTTAATGTTTTATGAAAACTATACCGATATTTTAGCGgtattgtttttatatttgacaTCAAAATGGACGATGTTTTTGTTAAGTATTTATAACAGTACAACACGATTTGCTTTAGAATAGAAGCGTTAGTTATCATCCTCACCGGTACGGATTCCGATACTGAATAAATAGAAGTTTTCCTTGATGATAACTAATAACATAAGAAAGATAGTTGAAAAGTGCACCGGAAAGTGTAACTTATTGGTCATAGAATCATTGCATTTCAGGTCATTATAGATATACCTTAGCGCCTTGTTGGCTGCTGGATTTGTTGCGTATGCTCAGGCTCCTGCGCTGACGTTTCTAAAAAACAATTCATACGCATACCCACATAGTCTATGAATCACAAAAACATTTCAATACCTCTAATAGCGATCGATACACTATACCATATAATACTGACCAATTACTAGACATACAATACCTTTCCAAACAATATATACTTAagtatacatatctcaataataaataaaataaaattatataatatacttatatttcatatatcttaTCTGCCTACACGTACAGGGAAGTATTTTATGCTTtgtgtgaaatatttaaatatagatttaatacaaatataaaagagttgtaaaacgtttcttttttcattatatataacgtaaataGAACCTACATGCGTATACGCTTCTACATAATGGTTCAAATAACTGTTCAAAGCCAGCAACCACATGTACCAACTGTGTTACTGAAAGTTATCTCAAAAATAAACTATgttctaaataattattagaagTGACTACATTTTGCATTGGATTTATTATCGTGAACATTTGTTATTTACAAATGACAATACTTTCGATAACTTGTATAATGAATGGacgaaatttgaaaacgtTATCCAAAATAATAAAGCAGTGATTGCCACTATGTTcagaaataataattgcagCGTGAAATGTGTAATGACGAGCTCTTATAAATGCAATGATAAgctgtattaattattaccaaatattgtacatctttataataatttattttattcataaaataggTTCATAATAAccataaaaattaatcaacaTTAAAGTTTTCATAAACCTTAGACTTTTTTAGCTGCCAATAACTATTACATAATTActtaatacttttatatcaaaatattattaaaaaagaacatttattACCTCAACATCTGGACCTGTTGGTATACCATGCTCTGAATCACTATCTTCTTTCTCATCTTCGAGAGAGATCAAATGTTCTTCCTGAGTTTGTGGCATCAGCTGCAATTCCTCGCGACTTTtaaattccaaacacattaTATAAAATGGACAAACTAACCCAAGTACGACCTAACAAcaaattaaaacaatattataaaatatgacaaatatattctttacaTTATATCCAATTCAATCACCTTTAAATTCGTATTCTTTCTCGTACGAAGACCTCCCATCCATAAATCAGCTAAAATAATTTGGCTACAAGGGTGTGCTAAAAGTGGTCGATGATTAGCCGTGACTGCCAATGAAAGACATGTTTGACCAGACCAATTTTGGAGTTCAGAAGTCAATAGCTGTTTCGTTTGATCGTCATCTTGACGATAACAATAATCTAACAATTCCAAAGctatacaaaaaattatattatataaaattatataaaagaatatataaaaaaaattatataaaaaatatatataaaattatattatgtacaaattatatattatataaaaaaaataataacaaaagaaaatatgataattattgtattacaaatatattatattagtaccaatattttc is a window encoding:
- the Trpm gene encoding transient receptor potential cation channel, subfamily M isoform X4, coding for MHIRIKMAMGSIICGANTPKMKRKKAKVTERSWIEATFQKRECSKFIPSADDEHKFMQVKGDKNAEYDVITTSRCCCGYSYTHHCRAGIDVQSYTPSNTKEEDREQWSPGKNTRPFPTDAYGTIEFQGGPHPTKAQYVRLAYDTRPEPIVQLLCREWNLGLPKLLITVHGGRSNFELQPTLKKVLRKGLLKAAKTTGAWIFTGGTNTGVTRQVGDALLLERSQRQGRVVSIGIAPWGILDKSHELVGRGGEVPYECLSSPWSKYAVLNNRHAYFLLVDNGTGGRYGAEIVLRRRLEKYISNLKLQPYTHSSIPVVALVIEGGTNTIRSVLEYVTDVPPVPVVVCDGSGRAADLIAFMHKYASEGDGENGENEGPLESMRGHLLDTIKRTFKVSSEQASQLYSELLQCTRKKHLITVFRISQERPQELDQTILTALFKSKQLSPAEQLSLSLIWNRVDIARCEIFVYGQNWPPGALEQAMMQALQHDRIDFVKLLLENGVSMRKFLSIPRLEELYNTKEGPSNTLGYILRDVRPNIPRGYMYTLHDIGLVINKLMGGAYRSQYTRRRFRMIYTKVMKRSGAHPQHMHRNSCVLGSTSRYYSGSGSKQDSLTMSLLAETLPANRDTPLFDYPFNELLIWAVLTKRQQMALLMWQHGEEALAKALVALKLYKAMAHEAAEDDLETEVYDELRSYGKEFENIALELLDYCYRQDDDQTKQLLTSELQNWSGQTCLSLAVTANHRPLLAHPCSQIILADLWMGGLRTRKNTNLKVVLGLVCPFYIMCLEFKSREELQLMPQTQEEHLISLEDEKEDSDSEHGIPTGPDVEALISNEHTTVIKETIVQENGKVLTDNDDGIHRTYGINSDYYDIKNSRPLRLRKKLYEFYTAPITKFWANAIAYIIFLVLFSYSILVHMDDYPSLAEIYAIAYICTLGCEKVREIATSEPATLSHKFSVWAWNMWNPCDAAAIIFFQIGLALRLRHSTLDVGRVIYCVDSIYWYLRILNILGVNKYFGPLVTMMGKMVKNMTYFVVLLIVVLMSFGVTRQAILNPNAEPKLRIIRDIFMEPYFMLYGEVYADNIDPDCGNEPGMVPCLPGRWITPTVMSIYLLVANILLINLLIAVFNNIFNEVNAVAHQVWMFQRFTVVMEYEQKPVLPPPLIVVSHIYLVVKYLLRYVTQGKANTGETYDNGLKLFLEADDMERLYDFEEDCVEGYFREQELKLQMSTEERVKITTERVENMHSKIEDIDKKGNTQNASLQAVEFRMRKLEELNEQILAHLGVIHRFMATHMPNMEGLFSFDIDGRQRRVSERSEVLSETDSHTQLPAIAIKRKRLVRSMTDGTFLNLGPSIDDDALMNMKHSETAISRENLSRNESSISGDGHTVQDDIKTITSQETEASKVDGEGETLKKDSHSDSREVSREPSREPSGEPSGEPSSKEPSTEPSRQTSRELSRETSREATSKEPSREASSEAPASEPIPRQDSTERPIRQNSRTRSESDDVTIFPPSNISRGVTWAEPRVAVIPSSSTSSTQRSILLAMHAEYTSITDELESYCGLLSPPRTPPISPPPSRARNLSEMSNPEMAWQIENEHLRDAEECDYQQMEDLIQRRYIADDEEPLHSDEATLFISNEHRHQLRRASAIDEESRRPPPTICVTREIEQTLSRPPIRDSESSDPNDKNLSTVPAPASETMC